The nucleotide window AGGATTCTTAAAGGCTACTTAATCCTAAATCCTAGTTCATgactatataaagggtactataTTCGTTGAAGCATCTCGAATATTCCgcaaattcatggaatatttataaagaaatcaaattcaaatcatccTAGTTAGAGAAATACGTCACTAACGCCCTCGAATCATGGAAATCttatgagagaagaatcaagatAAACGGAGTTGTACCCACAatgtttataaataaaattatgtttcttcatatattattttgtgattgtaatttatttcctctcactttaaaatttattgcaaaCATGTACCACACACATAAaatgacttcttcttttttaaacttaGGTGAACATTTGTGGAATTTACTAGATTAAGAAAAGGGCGGTAAAGCTATTAATTACCAACCATTATAATTTACAAACTTTAAAGTAAATCCCACATCATAATTGAAGGAAAAACTGAAGAACTTTATAAGTTTGTTTGCTAGTCTATAGAAGCCAGATAGTCCTCCTTAACTCACCCACCAAAGCGTTACATCCCTCTTAAGAAGTTGTGGTTACTGAGCCTTTTCCTATATATGccattatatatgtatttgcccATGAATTTGGAgcgactaatttttaaaaagaataattttaaacttttcCGAAAAGATTATATTGCACAAACAAACAGTCgggtaaaatattttatttccctgtttaaactaataaaatattaagaggGACAAATTCCTCCTCCAATTTTATTTATCaagatatgaaaattataatttgattaaagaaatttaaagtgtatcatatttttttggacATAGTTAAATTAATGTAGTAATACTTTAATTatatcttttctttattaataaTAAGTATTCATAAATGTTAAAGTTCTAAAGTAACATAATTGgatcattttcttgaaaaaaaaaattcatgattagCAAACATCAAAGGAACACTAATAACATAATTTAGTATGTAAAATACTTACAAATTGGCTAAGatgacaaatataaaattattttgacatcttaatgattttttaaagtatatttatatattgtttctTTAGTTACTAATAGAAATTAGAATGGACttcttttaagtttttattaattttttatgtgaaaaTGATTTTTGTTAGTTAAATATAATGATCTAGGCTAGTCTTAGTTAAACCAAAGAAGCACCATGACTCAAACCTCTTCTAACAATGGTGGAATTGATGAGGTGcaatccttttctttttttctttttctccaaaTTGCAACCTTTTAAtaggaaataattaataaataagtatggtcttttatatttttgtttgacaGATTTTGGTGGAGGAGGAAGCAAATGTTAaaacatttatattaaatagGCCTAAGCAATTGAATGCACTTACTTTTCAAATGGTATGgcaacatataatatttactCCTTCCTTTAATATTcctaagtttttatttttgattgacTTTGTTATTTTCTGTCTTATGCATATTCCTAAGTATAGAAAGatttttgtataaagtgttaTATGTTGCAATGGAGATGGACTCCTTTACGTCTATTCAAATatcttaaatttttgtttattcagATGTATTGGTTGTTGGAACTTTTCCATGCCAGTGAAGGAAATTCAAAGGTGAAGATGATAATATTGAAGGTAGGAGGATCCTCATCTGTGTTATGTAATGCATCAATCTGTGATTCGATTTCTCTTAGTGAAAGTAAATAGTCCGTGCAACTTTAGatatcaatatttatatatatatattaggattttgtgttttttttcctctttcccAAGCTTTGGGTTGCACATTTCTACATGTTACTCTTttcaaagttggaggacatagaTGTCAGTTGAAGCCAGGTTAAAGagaatatttatgtattatgccgaGTCATATTATGCCTTTTGAGTACTTAAACTCAAGATATTGTAGGTTCTCGCTCAATGAACCAACAACATAGACCATAGGAAGAAAACATCTGATTTCATCCTGCAGTGTTCCATAACTTGATCCATATCACGAGAACGTAACAACTGGCCGGTATCATAGACAGGAGGTATGGGAGATCTAGTCCAATAACAATTATTCTAAGAAAGCCATAATGCTCGCTTGGATGCACATATTCGATCTGTTTTCTTTGTGTCTTATTTgatgcttatgacttataagtAAGTCTGAGACTATGACCTTCGATAATGTATGTGCCACTCAAGTATGCTCTATCCAGAtgattttcccaaaattttcaacaatttagTAATTTAAGTGCATATAGCTTAAGGATAAAAAAAACTGGTCAGTTACAATTTTTTCTTACTTATGCTTTCAGGTAACTGGAAACTGTCCGCTGATTTTATCCGTGAACTATTCACCCTTAACTATATGATGGCAACATATAGTAAGCCCCAGGTTAACtttaggttatgtataatttatatttttgtgataCAATTCTCTGAGGAATATATTCGTTAATCTTATTTTGGACTTCCCCTTAAAGGTTTTCATCCTTGATGGAATAGTGATGGGAGGTGGACTTGTTGTTTCTgtacatggtagatttcgagtTGCAACAGAGAAGACGGTATTGCATCTCCTTGAGTAATACATTCAATTCTTCAATCATCAAGAGCTTTAGTTGGTTGAGAATATATTTTTCCCTTGGCAGTAATACTTGGTTGGTGTTTGCTATGTATCAGAAACTTCATGTCCATATATTCTTCTGTAGGTTTGTGCTATGCCTGAAACAGCTTTGGGAATCGTTCCTGGTGCATCTCACTTTTATTCGAGGATTCCAGGATTCTTCGGTAATGCCACTATTAAGATTTATTGAAAAATGTACTGCTAGATATagtttcttatatttatttggcAGGGGAATATGCTGGTCTTACTGGTGCTAGGTTGGATGGTGCTGaaatggttgatgttggtctaGCAACTTATTTTGTACCCTCGGAGGTATGATGCCTTAAAAATATCCAGAACGTTTCGAATTGCTTTGTAGGTCAATGTAAGACTCTTTGATTTTCCTTCTGTTCACAGAAATTGCCATTTTTAAAACAAGAATTAGCTAAAGTCAATACGAGTGATGCAGACGTTATTTCTGTCATCATTAGTCGCTTCTCTGCCATACCAAATTTGAAAGCAGAAAGTCCTTGTCACAAGTGAGTTCATTCAATATCTGTGTTCTTTCTTATTAGTATATAAATATCAACAGTACACCTGTTTCAAGTTCTGCAATTTTATGTATGTAGGATGAAGATTATTGATCTCTGTTTCTCTCAAAGAACAATCGAAGAAATCATATCTTCCCT belongs to Solanum stenotomum isolate F172 chromosome 1, ASM1918654v1, whole genome shotgun sequence and includes:
- the LOC125853576 gene encoding 3-hydroxyisobutyryl-CoA hydrolase 1-like, which produces MTQTSSNNGGIDEILVEEEANVKTFILNRPKQLNALTFQMMYWLLELFHASEGNSKVKMIILKVGGSSSVYNFFLLMLSGNWKLSADFIRELFTLNYMMATYSKPQVFILDGIVMGGGLVVSVHGRFRVATEKTVCAMPETALGIVPGASHFYSRIPGFFGEYAGLTGARLDGAEMVDVGLATYFVPSEKLPFLKQELAKVNTSDADVISVIISRFSAIPNLKAESPCHKMKIIDLCFSQRTIEEIISSLENEALNNKDDWISSTIQSLKKASPISLKVYLRSIREGRLQDVGSCLIREYRMLCHALKGELNKDFVEGCRAILIDKDRNPKWEPSRLELIRDDDVDRYFSKIDDEDWEDLKLPPRSNLPPYAIAKL